Proteins from a genomic interval of Thunnus maccoyii chromosome 1, fThuMac1.1, whole genome shotgun sequence:
- the LOC121895072 gene encoding ceramide synthase 2-like isoform X2: MGRWTDLATSPFLDPTASGGTTLYKYTLSNSRQPRWKQSLSALSGGTDSEGWRMFDMLYEWFWWDRIWLPVNLTWIDLEDREGRVYAKASHLYVTIPCAFAFLLIRYLFESWIATPLAVSAGIKQRVHLKAETHPILELYYTAKCRYPAQVKH, encoded by the exons ATGGGGAGATGGACTGATTTAGCAACATCTCCATTCTTAGACCCTACTGCCAGTGGTGGAACAACACTTTATAAATACACTTTAT CAAACAGCAGGCAGCCAAGGTGGAAACAGTCCTTATCTGCTCTATCTGGGGGCACTGACAGTGAAG GGTGGAGGATGTTTGACATGTTGTATGAGTGGTTCTGGTGGGACAGAATCTGGCTGCCAGTGAATCTGACATGGATAGACCTGGAGGACAGGGAGGGCCGTGTCTATGCCAAAGCCTCACATCTCTATGTCACCATCCCCTGCGCCTTTGCCTTCTTGCTCATCAGATACCTGTTTGAAAG ttGGATAGCAACACCACTTGCAGTCTCTGCTGGGATCAAGCAAAGAGTCCATCTGAAAGCAGAAACCCACCCCATCCTGGAACTGTACTACACTGCTAAGTGCAGATATCCTGCTCAG GTTAAGCACTGA
- the LOC121895072 gene encoding ceramide synthase 2-like isoform X1: MGRWTDLATSPFLDPTASGGTTLYKYTLSNSRQPRWKQSLSALSGGTDSEGWRMFDMLYEWFWWDRIWLPVNLTWIDLEDREGRVYAKASHLYVTIPCAFAFLLIRYLFESWIATPLAVSAGIKQRVHLKAETHPILELYYTAKCRYPAQVSKVPLKYQSYDS, translated from the exons ATGGGGAGATGGACTGATTTAGCAACATCTCCATTCTTAGACCCTACTGCCAGTGGTGGAACAACACTTTATAAATACACTTTAT CAAACAGCAGGCAGCCAAGGTGGAAACAGTCCTTATCTGCTCTATCTGGGGGCACTGACAGTGAAG GGTGGAGGATGTTTGACATGTTGTATGAGTGGTTCTGGTGGGACAGAATCTGGCTGCCAGTGAATCTGACATGGATAGACCTGGAGGACAGGGAGGGCCGTGTCTATGCCAAAGCCTCACATCTCTATGTCACCATCCCCTGCGCCTTTGCCTTCTTGCTCATCAGATACCTGTTTGAAAG ttGGATAGCAACACCACTTGCAGTCTCTGCTGGGATCAAGCAAAGAGTCCATCTGAAAGCAGAAACCCACCCCATCCTGGAACTGTACTACACTGCTAAGTGCAGATATCCTGCTCAGGTAAGCAAAGTCCCACTCAAATATCAGTCCTATGACTCGTGA